From a region of the Primulina eburnea isolate SZY01 chromosome 7, ASM2296580v1, whole genome shotgun sequence genome:
- the LOC140836735 gene encoding eukaryotic translation initiation factor 4E-2-like, with amino-acid sequence MVQETQKMVTKEEPENSSTNNVGGEEYEAEEGEIVAGNSDDAEALKAMAPPPPMHPLEHAWTFWYDNPSAKQKQAAWGSSMRPIYTFSTVEDFWSVYNNIHHPSKLVVGADFYCFKNKIEPKWEDPVCANGGKWTANFSRSKSDTPWLYTLLAMIGEQFDYGDEICGAVVNVRIRQEKISVWTKNAANEAAQLSIGKQWKEFLDYNDSIGFIFHEEAKRLDRAAKNRYTV; translated from the exons atggTACAGGAAACACAGAAAATGGTCACCAAGGAGGAACCAGAGAATTCATCAACAAACAACGTAGGAGGGGAGGAATATGAGGCTGAAGAAGGGGAAATCGTTGCCGGAAATTCGGACGACGCGGAGGCCTTGAAGGCCATGGCGCCGCCGCCTCCGATGCATCCATTAGAACACGCATGGACCTTTTGGTACGATAACCCTTCTGCTAAGCAGAAACAGGCTGCTTGGGGAAGCTCGATGCGACCCATTTACACCTTCTCCACTGTTGAAGACTTCTGGAG CGTTTACAACAATATACATCATCCTAGTAAGTTGGTGGTTGGAGCGGACTTTTattgtttcaaaaataaaattgagcCAAAATGGGAGGATCCAGTTTGTGCCAACGGGGGAAAGTGGACTGCGAACTTTTCCAGGAGTAAATCTGACACGCCTTGGCTCTATACA TTGCTAGCAATGATTGGTGAGCAATTTGATTATGGAGATGAGATATGTGGAGCAGTTGTCAATGTTCGAATTAGGCAGGAGAAAATTTCTGTGTGGACAAAGAATGCTGCAAATGAAGCTGCTCAG CTGAGCATAGGAAAAcaatggaaggagtttctggATTATAACGATTCAATCGGTTTCATATTCCAT GAGGAGGCAAAGAGGCTTGACCGAGCTGCCAAGAATCGTTATACTGTGTAG